A window of Acyrthosiphon pisum isolate AL4f unplaced genomic scaffold, pea_aphid_22Mar2018_4r6ur Scaffold_6822;HRSCAF=7390, whole genome shotgun sequence contains these coding sequences:
- the LOC103311573 gene encoding uncharacterized protein LOC103311573, producing MLGLSQRAILAATNNDVHALNFTIQSKIAGDLVTYKSVDSITNPDDVVNYPTEFLNSLEIPGFPPHNLQLKVGTVILILRNLNPPRLCNGTRLSVKRLMPNLIEATIINGKYAGENVCIPRIPMIPTDLPFDFKRLQFPVRLAFAMTINKSQGQSLSVCGINLENHCFSHGQLYVACSRVGKPSALFVLTTDKKTINVVYQRALQ from the coding sequence ATGCTTGGGTTAAGTCAACGAGCAATTCTTGCAGCAACGAATAATGATGTCCACGCACTGAATTTCACCATTCAATCAAAAATTGCTGGCGATTTGGTGACATACAAATCCGTTGATTCAATAACAAATCCCGATGATGTAGTAAATTATCCAACGGAGTTTTTGAACTCTCTGGAGATACCAGGATTTCCACCACATAACTTGCAACTGAAAGTTGGTACAGTTATTTTGATACTGCGTAATTTGAATCCACCGCGACTTTGCAACGGTACTCGACTTTCGGTAAAGAGACTTATGCCGAATTTAATTGAGGCAACCATTATTAACGGAAAGTACGCAGgtgaaaatgtatgtattcCTCGAATACCAATGATTCCGACTGATCTTCCGTTTGACTTCAAACGATTGCAATTCCCAGTTCGCCTTGCGTTCGCAATGACAATTAATAAGTCGCAAGGCCAATCGCTTAGTGTTTGCGGGATAAATTTGgaaaatcattgtttttcaCATGGACAGTTATACGTTGCGTGTTCACGAGTTGGGAAACCATCCGCTTTGTTTGTGTTAACGAcagacaaaaaaacaataaatgtgGTTTACCAAAGAGCACTACaatga